Proteins from a single region of Streptomyces spinoverrucosus:
- a CDS encoding trp operon leader peptide, whose translation MFAHSIQNWWWTASPAAH comes from the coding sequence ATGTTCGCGCACTCGATCCAGAACTGGTGGTGGACCGCTTCTCCGGCGGCCCACTGA
- a CDS encoding lysophospholipid acyltransferase family protein produces the protein MKVSVGGPLKLVFRPWVEGLENVPAEGPAILASNHLSFSDSFFLPAVLDRKVTFIAKAEYFTTPGVKGRLTAAFFKGVGQLPVDRSGARGAGEAAIKSGIEVIERGELFGIYPEGTRSPDGRLYRGKPGGLARVALATGAPVIPVAMIDTEKIQPPGKVVPKLMRPGIRIGKPLDFGRYQGMEHDRFVLRAVTDEVMYEIMKLSGQEYVDMYATAAKRQIAEAAKAEKEAAKAAKAALAQAEKELAQKEAQKEKEQRADQ, from the coding sequence ATGAAGGTTTCCGTCGGGGGACCGCTGAAGCTTGTCTTCCGGCCCTGGGTGGAGGGCCTGGAGAACGTCCCCGCCGAGGGCCCCGCGATCCTGGCGAGCAACCACCTGTCGTTCTCCGACTCGTTCTTCCTGCCCGCGGTGCTCGACCGGAAGGTCACCTTCATCGCGAAGGCCGAGTACTTCACCACCCCCGGCGTCAAGGGCCGCCTGACCGCCGCGTTCTTCAAGGGCGTCGGCCAGCTCCCGGTGGACCGCTCCGGGGCGCGGGGAGCCGGCGAGGCCGCGATCAAGAGCGGCATAGAGGTCATCGAGCGCGGTGAGCTGTTCGGCATCTACCCCGAGGGCACCCGCTCGCCCGACGGCCGCCTCTACCGTGGCAAGCCCGGCGGCCTCGCGCGCGTGGCGCTCGCCACCGGCGCCCCCGTCATCCCGGTCGCGATGATCGACACGGAGAAGATCCAGCCGCCCGGCAAGGTCGTGCCGAAGCTGATGCGGCCCGGCATCCGGATAGGCAAGCCGCTGGACTTCGGCCGCTACCAGGGCATGGAACACGACCGTTTCGTGCTCCGCGCGGTGACCGACGAGGTCATGTACGAGATCATGAAGCTCTCCGGCCAGGAGTACGTCGACATGTACGCGACCGCGGCCAAGCGGCAGATCGCGGAGGCGGCCAAGGCGGAGAAGGAAGCGGCCAAGGCGGCCAAGGCCGCGCTCGCGCAGGCCGAGAAGGAACTGGCCCAGAAGGAAGCTCAGAAGGAAAAGGAACAGCGGGCCGACCAGTAG
- the macS gene encoding MacS family sensor histidine kinase, which yields MARRERVMRMSVEQPLWRALTGYRVLTMLYAIGLFASAYDEVARPRIAIAYYAVLAVWTLATLPRVANAASCTKRFLAVDLAVALAGILLTRVVESPERIEAGAPTLPSIWTAGAVLAFAIKGGWRWAAFASTLVAAANLVHRSGVPTRDTVHMVLLVWIASIAIGYVVEVARASERTLARALEIEAATRERERLARDIHDSVLQVLAMVQRRGAVIGGEAAELGRLAGEQEVALRTLVSGGLVPVSRVSEDVAEGAVVRTVEEPDDDAGPVDLRVLLAPYAAARVSLAEPGAPVLLPPPAARELAAAVSAALDNVRKHAGAGARAWILVEDEPDEVIVTVRDDGPGIPEGRLAQAEGEGRLGVALSIRGRLRDLGGTAELISTSGQGTEVELKVPKQMARGQR from the coding sequence ATGGCCAGACGCGAGAGAGTCATGCGGATGTCGGTCGAGCAGCCGCTGTGGCGTGCGCTCACGGGATACCGCGTCCTGACGATGCTGTACGCGATCGGGCTCTTCGCGAGCGCCTACGACGAGGTCGCCCGGCCCCGGATCGCCATCGCCTACTACGCCGTACTGGCCGTGTGGACCCTGGCCACCCTGCCCCGCGTCGCGAACGCCGCGAGCTGCACCAAGCGCTTCCTCGCCGTCGACCTCGCCGTCGCCCTGGCCGGCATCCTGCTCACCCGGGTCGTCGAGTCCCCCGAGCGGATCGAGGCCGGCGCCCCGACCCTGCCGTCGATATGGACGGCGGGCGCCGTGCTGGCCTTCGCCATCAAGGGCGGCTGGCGCTGGGCCGCCTTCGCCTCCACGCTGGTCGCCGCCGCCAACCTGGTCCACCGCTCCGGCGTACCGACCCGCGACACCGTCCACATGGTGCTGCTGGTCTGGATCGCCTCCATCGCCATCGGGTACGTCGTCGAGGTCGCCCGCGCCTCCGAACGCACCCTGGCCCGCGCCCTGGAGATCGAGGCCGCGACCCGGGAGCGGGAGCGGCTCGCCCGGGACATCCACGACAGCGTGCTCCAGGTGCTGGCGATGGTGCAGCGGCGCGGCGCGGTCATCGGCGGTGAGGCGGCCGAGCTGGGGCGGCTGGCCGGTGAGCAGGAGGTGGCCCTGCGCACGCTGGTGTCCGGCGGCCTGGTGCCCGTCTCCCGGGTCTCGGAGGACGTCGCCGAGGGCGCGGTCGTACGCACCGTCGAGGAACCGGACGACGACGCCGGCCCCGTCGATCTGCGCGTGCTGCTCGCCCCGTACGCCGCCGCCCGGGTCAGCCTCGCCGAGCCCGGCGCGCCCGTCCTGCTGCCGCCGCCCGCGGCGCGGGAACTGGCCGCCGCCGTGTCGGCGGCCCTGGACAACGTCCGCAAGCACGCCGGTGCGGGCGCCCGGGCCTGGATCCTGGTCGAGGACGAGCCCGACGAGGTGATCGTGACCGTCCGCGACGACGGCCCCGGCATCCCCGAGGGTCGCCTCGCGCAGGCCGAGGGCGAGGGACGGCTCGGCGTGGCGCTGTCCATCCGGGGCCGGCTGCGCGACCTGGGCGGCACGGCCGAGCTGATATCGACGTCCGGACAGGGCACGGAAGTCGAGCTGAAGGTACCGAAGCAGATGGCACGGGGGCAGCGATGA
- a CDS encoding 6-phosphofructokinase, whose protein sequence is MRVGVLTGGGDCPGLNAVIRGIVRKGVQEYGYDFTGFRDGWRGPLDGDVMRLDIPAVRGILPRGGTILGSSRTNPFQHEGGVARIKENLAKQEVDALIVIGGEDTLGVAARLSDEYGVPCVGVPKTIDNDLSATDYTFGFDTAVGIATEAIDRLHTTAESHMRVLVVEVMGRHTGWIAIHSGLAGGANVILIPEQRFDVDQVCAWVTSRFKASYAPIVVVAEGAMPKDGDVVLKDESLDSFGHVRLSGVGEWLAKEIERRTGKEARTTVLGHVQRGGTPSAFDRWLATRFGLHAIDCVRDGDFGTMVALRGTDIVRVPIAEATARLKTVDLKLYEEVGVFFG, encoded by the coding sequence ATGCGGGTCGGAGTACTGACCGGAGGCGGCGACTGCCCCGGGCTCAACGCCGTCATCCGGGGCATCGTCCGCAAGGGCGTGCAGGAGTACGGCTACGACTTCACCGGCTTCCGGGACGGCTGGCGAGGTCCGCTCGACGGTGACGTCATGCGCCTCGACATCCCGGCCGTGCGCGGCATCCTGCCCCGCGGCGGCACCATCCTCGGCTCCTCGCGCACCAACCCGTTCCAACACGAGGGCGGCGTCGCCCGGATCAAGGAGAACCTCGCCAAGCAGGAGGTCGACGCGCTCATCGTGATCGGCGGCGAGGACACCCTCGGCGTCGCCGCACGGCTGTCCGACGAGTACGGCGTGCCCTGCGTCGGCGTCCCGAAGACGATAGACAACGACCTGTCCGCCACGGACTACACCTTCGGCTTCGACACCGCCGTCGGCATCGCGACCGAGGCGATCGACCGCCTGCACACCACCGCCGAGTCGCATATGCGGGTCCTGGTCGTCGAGGTGATGGGCCGTCACACCGGGTGGATAGCGATTCACTCCGGCCTGGCCGGCGGCGCCAACGTCATCCTCATCCCCGAGCAGCGCTTCGACGTCGACCAGGTGTGCGCCTGGGTGACGTCCCGGTTCAAGGCGTCGTACGCCCCCATCGTCGTCGTCGCCGAGGGGGCCATGCCGAAGGACGGCGACGTGGTCCTCAAGGACGAGAGCCTCGACTCCTTCGGGCATGTGCGGCTGTCCGGGGTCGGTGAGTGGCTCGCCAAGGAGATCGAGCGGCGGACCGGCAAGGAGGCCCGCACGACCGTCCTCGGGCACGTCCAGCGCGGCGGCACGCCCAGCGCCTTCGACCGCTGGCTCGCCACCCGCTTCGGCCTGCACGCCATCGACTGTGTCCGCGACGGCGACTTCGGCACGATGGTCGCCCTGCGCGGCACCGACATCGTCCGGGTCCCGATCGCCGAGGCCACGGCCCGGCTGAAGACGGTCGACCTCAAGCTCTACGAGGAGGTCGGGGTGTTCTTCGGCTGA
- a CDS encoding class II 3-deoxy-7-phosphoheptulonate synthase — MTVNAKTSSHAGNTWRDLPAAQQPEYPDPEALRAVVAELESYPPLVFAGECDQLRARMAAVARGEAFLLQGGDCAEAFDAVSADQIRNKLKTLLQMGAVLTYAASVPVVKVGRIAGQYSKPRSKPTETRDGVTLPVYRGDSVNGFDFTEASRIPDPERLKRMYHASASTLNLVRAFTTGGYADLRQVHAWNQDFVRSSPSGQRYEQLAREIDNALNFMHACGADPEEFKTVEFYSSHEALLLDYESALTRVDSRTGQLYDVSAHMVWIGERTRQFDHAHIEFASKIRNPIGIKLGPTTTPEEALQYIERLDPEREPGRLTFVVRMGADKIRDRLPELVEKVTASGATVAWVTDPMHGNTFEAASGHKTRRFDDVLDEVKGFFEVHKGLGTHPGGIHVELTGDDVTECVGGGDEIFVDDLHQRYETACDPRLNRSQSLDLAFLVAEMYRDQ; from the coding sequence GTGACCGTGAACGCTAAGACCAGCTCCCACGCTGGCAACACCTGGCGAGACCTGCCCGCGGCGCAGCAGCCCGAGTACCCCGACCCCGAGGCTCTGCGCGCAGTCGTTGCGGAGCTGGAGTCGTATCCGCCGCTCGTCTTCGCGGGCGAGTGCGACCAGCTGCGCGCCCGGATGGCGGCCGTCGCCAGGGGAGAGGCGTTCCTCCTCCAGGGCGGCGACTGCGCCGAGGCCTTCGACGCGGTGTCGGCCGACCAGATCCGCAACAAGCTCAAGACCCTGCTCCAGATGGGCGCCGTGCTGACGTACGCCGCGTCCGTGCCCGTGGTGAAGGTGGGCCGCATCGCCGGCCAGTACTCCAAGCCGCGCTCCAAGCCGACCGAGACCCGCGACGGCGTGACCCTGCCGGTCTACCGCGGCGACTCCGTCAACGGCTTCGACTTCACCGAGGCCAGCCGGATCCCGGACCCGGAGCGGCTGAAGCGGATGTACCACGCCTCCGCCTCCACGCTGAACCTGGTCCGCGCCTTCACCACCGGCGGCTACGCCGACCTGCGCCAGGTGCACGCCTGGAACCAGGACTTCGTGCGCTCCTCGCCGTCCGGCCAGCGCTACGAGCAGCTCGCCCGCGAGATCGACAACGCGCTGAACTTCATGCACGCCTGCGGGGCCGACCCGGAGGAGTTCAAGACCGTCGAGTTCTACTCCTCGCACGAGGCGCTGCTGCTGGACTACGAGTCCGCGCTGACCAGGGTCGACTCGCGCACCGGGCAGCTGTACGACGTCTCGGCGCACATGGTGTGGATCGGTGAGCGCACCCGGCAGTTCGACCACGCGCACATCGAGTTCGCCTCGAAGATCCGCAACCCGATCGGCATCAAGCTCGGCCCGACGACCACGCCCGAGGAGGCGCTGCAGTACATCGAGCGCCTCGACCCCGAGCGTGAGCCCGGCCGGCTGACCTTCGTCGTCCGCATGGGCGCGGACAAGATCCGCGACCGGCTCCCCGAGCTGGTCGAGAAGGTCACGGCGTCCGGCGCGACCGTCGCCTGGGTGACCGACCCGATGCACGGCAACACCTTCGAGGCGGCCTCCGGCCACAAGACCCGACGCTTCGACGACGTGCTCGACGAGGTCAAGGGCTTCTTCGAGGTCCACAAGGGCCTCGGCACCCACCCGGGCGGCATCCACGTCGAGCTGACCGGCGACGACGTCACCGAGTGCGTGGGCGGCGGCGACGAGATCTTCGTCGACGATCTGCACCAGCGCTACGAGACGGCCTGCGACCCGCGGCTGAACCGCAGCCAGTCGCTGGACCTGGCGTTCCTGGTCGCGGAGATGTACAGGGACCAGTAG
- the bfr gene encoding bacterioferritin: MQGDPEVLEFLNEQLTGELTAINQYWLHYRIQDNKGWTKLAKYTREESIDEMKHADKITERILMLDGLPNYQRLFHVRVGQTVTEMFQADRQIEVEAIDRLKRGIEVMRTKGDITSANIFEWILADEEHHIDYLDTQLELVDKLGEALYIAQQIEQPS; this comes from the coding sequence ATGCAGGGCGACCCCGAGGTCCTCGAATTCCTGAACGAGCAGCTCACCGGCGAGCTCACGGCGATCAACCAGTACTGGCTGCACTACCGGATCCAGGACAACAAAGGCTGGACCAAGCTCGCCAAGTACACGCGTGAAGAGTCCATCGATGAGATGAAGCACGCGGACAAGATCACCGAGCGCATCCTCATGCTGGACGGCCTGCCCAACTACCAGCGACTGTTCCACGTACGGGTCGGCCAGACGGTCACCGAGATGTTCCAGGCCGACCGGCAGATCGAGGTCGAGGCGATCGACCGCCTCAAGCGGGGTATCGAGGTGATGCGCACCAAGGGCGACATCACGTCCGCGAACATCTTCGAGTGGATCCTCGCGGACGAGGAGCACCACATCGACTACCTGGACACACAGCTGGAACTCGTCGACAAGCTCGGCGAGGCGCTGTACATCGCGCAGCAGATCGAGCAGCCGAGTTAG
- a CDS encoding (2Fe-2S)-binding protein has product MNRVYVCSCFGITEQQVKQHAENGACTPRQIASASKAGTDCGSCVRRIQALLGRGTCPRRELADKGKPVLSEVAGLDEAA; this is encoded by the coding sequence GTGAACCGCGTGTACGTCTGCAGTTGCTTCGGCATCACCGAGCAGCAGGTCAAGCAGCACGCGGAGAACGGCGCCTGCACCCCCCGCCAGATAGCCTCGGCCTCCAAGGCGGGCACGGACTGCGGCTCCTGCGTCCGTCGTATCCAGGCACTCCTGGGCCGGGGTACCTGCCCACGCCGTGAACTGGCCGACAAGGGCAAGCCGGTCCTCTCCGAGGTCGCGGGCCTCGACGAAGCCGCCTAA
- a CDS encoding response regulator, whose protein sequence is MSERQDPIKVMVVDDHPMWRDAVARDLAESGFEVVATAGDGDQAVRRAKAAAPDVLVLDLNLPAKPGVQVCKELVAHNPALRVLVLSASGEHADVLEAVKSGATGYLLKSASTEELLDAVRSTAVGDPVFTPGLAGLVLGEYRRLASDPAPGAATDTDEPKAPRLTDRETEVLRLVAKGLSYKQIAERLVISHRTVQNHVQNTLGKLQLHNRVELVRYAIERGLDEE, encoded by the coding sequence ATGAGCGAACGGCAGGACCCGATCAAGGTGATGGTGGTCGACGACCACCCCATGTGGCGCGACGCGGTCGCCCGCGACCTGGCCGAGTCGGGCTTCGAGGTGGTCGCCACCGCGGGCGACGGCGACCAGGCGGTACGCCGCGCCAAGGCGGCCGCGCCCGACGTCCTCGTCCTGGACCTCAACCTGCCCGCCAAGCCCGGCGTCCAGGTCTGCAAGGAACTCGTCGCCCACAACCCGGCGCTGCGCGTCCTGGTGCTCTCGGCGAGCGGTGAGCACGCCGACGTGCTGGAGGCGGTGAAGTCCGGCGCGACCGGCTATCTGCTGAAGTCGGCGTCCACGGAGGAGTTGCTGGACGCGGTACGCAGTACGGCCGTCGGCGACCCGGTCTTCACGCCGGGCCTGGCGGGGCTGGTGCTCGGCGAGTACCGGCGCCTCGCCTCCGACCCGGCGCCCGGCGCGGCGACGGACACCGACGAGCCCAAGGCGCCCCGGCTGACCGACCGCGAGACCGAGGTGCTGCGGCTGGTCGCCAAGGGCCTGAGCTACAAGCAGATCGCCGAACGGCTGGTCATCTCCCACCGCACGGTCCAGAACCACGTGCAGAACACCCTCGGCAAGCTCCAGTTGCACAACCGCGTGGAACTGGTGCGGTACGCGATAGAGCGCGGCCTCGACGAGGAGTGA
- a CDS encoding anthranilate synthase family protein: MDLAQLPHDDRPFALLHRRTPGRDHDTVELLLGPVTAYDRLADLPDEGLALVPHRQIRERGFDVRDDGTPLLALTPEESYDIPLAEALRRLPTHAVRVEGGGFDVGDEEYAGIVGRVLREEIGRGEGANFVIRRTYEGGIPGFGRADALALFRRLLEGERGAYWTFVVHTGDRTLVGASPEVHVRMAGGTVVMNPISGTYRYPAEGPTPEHLLGFLADGKEIEELSMVVDEELKMMCAVGDMGGVVVGPRLKEMAHLAHTEYELRGKSSLDVREVLKETMFAATVTGSPVQNACRVIERYEAGGRGYYGGALALLGRDSGGAQTLDSPILIRTADIDAAGRLRVPVGATLVRGSDPAGEVAETHAKAAGVLAALGVREQRPREEAVRPRLADDPRVRAALDGRRASLAPFWLRMQEPTEDLTGHALVVDGEDTFTVMLAHVLRSSGLTVTVRRYDEPGLREAVLAHEGPLVIGPGPGDPSDLGDPKMRFLRELTAEVIRGHRHGVLGVCLGHELIAAELGLDIVRKEVPYQGAQTTVDLFGRAETVGFYNSFVARCDDETAAELAAHGIEVGRSESGEVHALRGPGFAGVQFHAESVLTLNGADIVRELVGQLRGTSTFSERRPAL, translated from the coding sequence ATGGACCTGGCACAGCTCCCGCACGACGACCGCCCCTTCGCCCTGCTCCACCGCCGCACGCCGGGCCGTGACCACGACACCGTGGAACTGCTGCTCGGCCCGGTGACGGCGTACGACCGGCTCGCCGACCTCCCCGACGAGGGCCTGGCGCTCGTCCCGCACCGCCAGATCCGCGAGCGCGGCTTCGACGTCCGCGACGACGGCACCCCGCTGCTGGCCCTCACCCCCGAGGAGTCGTACGACATCCCGCTCGCCGAGGCGCTGCGTCGGCTCCCGACGCACGCGGTGCGCGTCGAGGGCGGCGGCTTCGACGTCGGGGACGAGGAGTACGCCGGGATCGTCGGGCGCGTGCTGCGGGAGGAGATCGGGCGGGGCGAGGGCGCCAACTTCGTGATCCGGCGGACGTACGAGGGCGGGATCCCGGGGTTCGGCCGCGCCGACGCGCTGGCGCTGTTCCGGCGGCTGCTGGAGGGCGAGCGGGGTGCCTACTGGACCTTCGTCGTCCACACCGGGGACCGGACCCTGGTCGGCGCCAGCCCCGAGGTGCACGTGCGGATGGCCGGCGGCACGGTCGTCATGAACCCGATCAGCGGGACGTACCGCTATCCCGCCGAGGGGCCCACTCCCGAGCACCTGCTCGGCTTCCTCGCCGACGGCAAGGAGATCGAGGAGCTGTCGATGGTCGTCGACGAGGAGCTCAAGATGATGTGCGCGGTCGGCGACATGGGCGGGGTGGTCGTGGGGCCGCGGCTGAAGGAGATGGCGCACCTGGCGCACACCGAGTACGAGCTGCGCGGCAAGTCGTCGCTGGATGTGCGCGAGGTGCTGAAGGAGACCATGTTCGCCGCCACCGTCACCGGCTCCCCCGTGCAGAACGCCTGCCGGGTCATCGAGCGGTACGAGGCCGGCGGACGCGGCTACTACGGCGGGGCCCTCGCCCTGCTCGGCCGGGACTCGGGCGGGGCGCAGACGCTGGACTCCCCCATCCTCATCCGCACCGCCGACATCGACGCGGCAGGGCGGCTGCGGGTGCCGGTGGGCGCCACGCTGGTGCGCGGCTCGGACCCGGCGGGCGAGGTCGCGGAGACCCACGCCAAGGCGGCGGGGGTACTGGCGGCGCTGGGTGTGCGGGAGCAGCGGCCGCGCGAGGAGGCCGTACGGCCGAGGCTGGCCGACGACCCCCGGGTGCGGGCCGCGCTGGACGGACGCCGGGCCTCCCTCGCGCCCTTCTGGCTGCGGATGCAGGAGCCGACGGAGGACCTCACCGGGCACGCCCTGGTCGTCGACGGCGAGGACACCTTCACGGTGATGCTCGCCCACGTGCTGCGGTCCTCGGGCCTCACCGTCACCGTCCGCCGCTACGACGAACCCGGTCTGCGCGAGGCCGTGCTCGCGCACGAGGGGCCGCTGGTCATCGGACCCGGCCCCGGCGACCCGTCCGACCTGGGCGATCCGAAGATGCGGTTCCTGCGGGAACTGACCGCCGAGGTGATCCGCGGTCACCGGCACGGGGTGCTCGGTGTCTGCCTGGGGCACGAGCTGATCGCGGCCGAGCTGGGGCTGGACATCGTCCGCAAGGAGGTGCCGTACCAGGGGGCGCAGACGACGGTCGACCTGTTCGGGCGGGCCGAGACCGTCGGCTTCTACAACAGCTTCGTGGCGCGCTGCGACGACGAGACCGCGGCGGAGCTGGCCGCGCACGGGATCGAGGTCGGCCGCAGCGAATCCGGTGAGGTGCACGCCCTGCGCGGACCGGGGTTCGCCGGCGTGCAGTTCCACGCGGAGTCGGTGCTGACGCTGAACGGTGCGGACATCGTGCGGGAGCTGGTCGGTCAGCTGCGCGGCACCAGCACGTTCTCCGAGCGGCGGCCGGCCCTGTAG
- a CDS encoding 2-hydroxyacid dehydrogenase, translating to MEILAFGVQADEKPLIERAFRGRHDIRCLDVFLTEDTAPIAAGHEIVSTSVNADLGAPVLATLASGGTRMIAQRSTGFNNIDLDVAERLGMTVARVSYYSPYAVAEFAWALAMAVNRRVVRASTRTRDFDFRLDGLMGRDMHGRTAGVLGTGKIGEVFARIAHGFGMRLLGWDIAENPECMQLGMTYVPKEQLLAESDLITLHVPLMPETRHLIDAPALKAMKDDAILINSSRGGLIDTAALVHELRAGRFTGVGLDVYEAEAGLFFLDKSLQAIEDDTLARLVTFPNVLVTSHQAYYTEDAVGEIVDATVKNVLDYRAGRRSENVLVPRS from the coding sequence GTGGAAATCCTGGCCTTCGGTGTGCAGGCCGACGAGAAGCCCCTGATCGAGCGAGCCTTCCGGGGCCGCCACGACATCCGCTGTCTGGACGTCTTCCTCACCGAGGACACCGCCCCCATCGCCGCCGGCCACGAGATCGTCTCCACCAGCGTCAACGCCGACCTCGGCGCGCCGGTCCTGGCCACCCTCGCCTCCGGCGGGACCCGGATGATCGCCCAGCGTTCGACCGGCTTCAACAACATCGACCTCGACGTGGCCGAGCGGCTCGGCATGACGGTGGCCCGGGTGTCGTACTACTCGCCGTACGCGGTCGCCGAGTTCGCCTGGGCCCTCGCCATGGCCGTCAACCGCCGTGTCGTCCGCGCCTCCACCCGCACCCGCGACTTCGACTTCCGGCTCGACGGCCTGATGGGCCGCGACATGCACGGCCGCACCGCCGGCGTCCTCGGCACCGGCAAGATCGGCGAGGTGTTCGCCCGGATCGCGCACGGCTTCGGCATGCGGCTGCTCGGCTGGGACATCGCCGAGAACCCCGAATGCATGCAACTGGGCATGACGTACGTCCCCAAGGAGCAACTGCTCGCCGAGTCCGACCTGATCACCCTGCACGTACCGCTGATGCCGGAGACCCGGCACCTGATCGACGCGCCCGCCCTGAAGGCGATGAAGGACGACGCGATCCTGATCAACTCCAGCCGCGGCGGCCTCATCGACACCGCCGCCCTCGTCCACGAGCTGCGCGCGGGCCGGTTCACGGGCGTCGGCCTCGATGTGTACGAGGCGGAAGCCGGGCTGTTCTTCCTCGACAAGTCCCTCCAGGCCATCGAGGACGACACCCTCGCCCGCCTCGTCACCTTCCCGAACGTCCTGGTCACCTCGCACCAGGCGTACTACACCGAGGACGCCGTCGGTGAGATCGTCGACGCCACGGTGAAGAACGTCCTCGACTACAGGGCCGGCCGCCGCTCGGAGAACGTGCTGGTGCCGCGCAGCTGA